A genomic region of Lachnoclostridium edouardi contains the following coding sequences:
- a CDS encoding ATP synthase subunit C, producing the protein MTLLVKITLSIALLLSIAVPFGAFAAGEKTRGRYKVALGVNTALFFGVMLVAAFLMFSQTAFAAPEAASAVSQSSAGLGYLAAALSTGLSCVGGGIAVSAAASAALGAISEDSSILGKSLIFVGLAEGVCLYGLIISFMILGQL; encoded by the coding sequence ATGACATTATTAGTAAAAATTACATTATCTATTGCCCTTCTTTTAAGTATTGCCGTACCTTTCGGAGCATTTGCTGCTGGAGAAAAAACAAGGGGACGCTACAAAGTAGCTTTGGGCGTTAATACAGCCCTTTTCTTTGGCGTAATGCTTGTAGCCGCATTCCTTATGTTCAGTCAAACTGCATTTGCAGCTCCCGAGGCAGCCTCCGCAGTTTCCCAAAGCTCTGCCGGCCTTGGTTATCTGGCTGCTGCTCTTTCCACAGGTCTTTCCTGCGTAGGCGGCGGTATCGCCGTGTCAGCCGCTGCTTCTGCTGCTTTAGGCGCAATTAGTGAGGATTCTTCCATTCTGGGTAAATCCCTCATCTTCGTTGGTCTTGCCGAAGGTGTTTGTCTGTACGGTTTGATCATTTCCTTTATGATCTTAGGCCAGCTTTAA
- a CDS encoding V-type ATP synthase subunit E — MTTEEKLQHFLDFCMEDSRARSAKLIDEYTAALEKTFEEHQAEARQRAAMQLHQEQEHIKRECNKRLAIEQLQLKRTLGQKNEELKAMIIVELRNRLAEFMDSQEYFPLLEKQIKEAKEFAGDQELIIYMDPADENKIPRLALHHNVTIKPCDHSFLGGIKAEIPSRNILIDNSFATKLEEAKHNFKFDIHLEGGGNNG; from the coding sequence TTGACAACAGAGGAAAAATTACAGCATTTTCTGGATTTCTGTATGGAGGACTCCAGAGCCAGAAGCGCCAAATTAATAGATGAATACACTGCAGCCCTGGAAAAAACATTTGAGGAGCACCAGGCGGAAGCCAGGCAACGGGCCGCAATGCAGCTGCATCAGGAGCAGGAGCATATTAAACGGGAATGTAATAAGCGTCTTGCTATTGAACAGCTCCAGTTAAAACGAACCTTAGGCCAGAAAAACGAAGAATTAAAGGCTATGATAATAGTTGAGCTGAGAAACCGCCTGGCGGAATTTATGGATTCCCAGGAATATTTCCCTTTGCTGGAAAAGCAAATCAAAGAGGCAAAGGAGTTTGCAGGAGACCAGGAGCTGATTATTTACATGGACCCTGCAGACGAAAATAAAATTCCCAGACTGGCTTTACATCATAATGTAACTATAAAGCCTTGTGACCATTCCTTTTTAGGCGGTATAAAAGCAGAAATTCCATCCAGGAATATTTTAATTGACAACTCTTTCGCCACAAAGCTGGAGGAGGCTAAGCACAACTTTAAATTTGACATTCATCTGGAAGGAGGAGGAAATAATGGCTAA
- a CDS encoding V-type ATP synthase subunit I: MIEKMKFLSITGPKEDIDRVVDQYLSKYEIHLENALSELRTVKVLRPFTDANPYKDVWQRSLQLKELFQGEISGAVPDMNLEEAVRTVDAIYASLEEFRSRRAELEASIKQMEESKERISPFKELNYNLSSILHFKYIKFRFGRISKEYYEKLNKYVYDTIDTMVYKCQEEDDYVWIVYFVPKTIRKKIDAIFASLHFERYYIPDEYEGTPSEANSILEEKLQQQRDEISSLNQREAASLAKHKTEVFAAAKRLTTFSNNFNVRKLAACTAHEKATFYILCGWMSAVDAEKFQKEIEKDSDTFCIVEDDHENLISPPPTKLRNPKLFRPFEMFIRMYGLPSYDEFDPTMLVGLTYSFLFGFMFGDAGQGLCLLIGGFILYKMKKANLAAIISCCGFFSTIFGFMFGSIFGFEDIIEPVWLRPAEAMTNLPFIGKLNTVFVVAIAIGMGIILLTMILNIKNSLKQKDLEKSWFDTNGAAGFVFYASMTAVITLFMTGRALPAGIVMAVMFVIPLFIIFFKEPLTAIVEKKAEIMPAEKGMFFVQGFFELFEVLLSYFSNTLSFVRVGAFAVSHAAMMQVVLMLAGAESGGSPNWIIVILGNLFVCGMEGLIVGIQVLRLEYYELFSRFYRGNGREFRPYGKA, encoded by the coding sequence TTGATAGAAAAAATGAAGTTTTTAAGTATTACCGGTCCTAAGGAGGACATTGACCGGGTAGTTGACCAATACTTGTCAAAATATGAAATACACCTGGAAAATGCCTTATCTGAGCTCCGGACAGTAAAGGTTCTTCGTCCTTTTACTGATGCCAATCCATATAAAGATGTATGGCAGCGTTCTCTTCAGCTAAAGGAATTATTTCAGGGGGAAATATCAGGCGCTGTTCCTGATATGAATTTAGAGGAAGCTGTGAGAACTGTAGACGCCATCTATGCAAGTCTGGAAGAATTCCGCAGCAGACGTGCTGAGTTAGAAGCTTCTATTAAACAGATGGAGGAGTCTAAGGAACGCATCTCCCCATTTAAAGAGCTGAATTATAATTTAAGCTCTATTCTCCATTTTAAATATATTAAATTCAGATTTGGACGTATTTCTAAGGAATATTACGAAAAACTAAACAAATATGTTTATGATACCATTGACACCATGGTTTATAAGTGTCAGGAGGAGGACGACTATGTATGGATCGTATACTTTGTTCCAAAAACAATACGGAAGAAAATCGACGCTATATTTGCCTCCCTTCATTTTGAGCGGTACTATATACCAGATGAATATGAAGGCACTCCGTCTGAGGCCAACAGCATTTTAGAGGAGAAGCTGCAGCAGCAGAGAGATGAAATATCCAGCTTGAATCAACGGGAAGCCGCCTCTCTGGCCAAGCATAAAACTGAGGTTTTTGCCGCCGCAAAGCGTCTCACTACATTCTCAAATAATTTTAACGTGAGAAAGCTGGCCGCCTGCACGGCCCACGAAAAAGCTACCTTTTACATTTTATGCGGATGGATGAGCGCTGTGGATGCAGAGAAGTTTCAGAAGGAAATTGAAAAGGACTCTGATACCTTTTGTATTGTGGAGGATGACCATGAAAATTTAATCAGTCCCCCTCCCACCAAGCTGCGCAACCCAAAATTATTCCGTCCATTTGAAATGTTTATTCGCATGTACGGTCTTCCGTCTTATGATGAATTTGATCCTACTATGTTAGTCGGCCTGACCTATTCCTTTCTCTTTGGATTTATGTTTGGGGATGCCGGTCAGGGGCTATGCCTCTTAATAGGAGGATTTATTCTCTATAAAATGAAAAAAGCCAATTTGGCGGCTATTATTTCCTGCTGCGGCTTTTTCTCCACTATATTTGGATTTATGTTTGGAAGTATTTTTGGATTTGAAGATATAATAGAACCTGTATGGCTGCGGCCTGCAGAAGCTATGACCAACCTTCCCTTTATCGGTAAGCTGAACACTGTGTTTGTAGTGGCCATTGCCATTGGCATGGGAATCATTCTTCTCACTATGATTCTTAATATAAAAAACAGCTTAAAGCAAAAGGATTTGGAAAAGTCCTGGTTTGACACTAACGGCGCCGCAGGCTTTGTATTTTACGCCAGTATGACTGCTGTAATAACTTTGTTTATGACAGGCCGCGCGCTTCCTGCCGGTATTGTCATGGCAGTTATGTTTGTAATACCGCTTTTCATTATTTTCTTTAAAGAGCCTCTCACCGCTATTGTTGAGAAAAAAGCGGAAATTATGCCGGCTGAAAAAGGGATGTTTTTTGTCCAGGGATTTTTTGAGCTGTTTGAAGTGCTGCTCAGCTACTTTTCCAACACCTTGTCCTTTGTCCGTGTCGGAGCCTTTGCCGTCAGCCATGCAGCTATGATGCAGGTCGTTCTTATGTTAGCGGGAGCAGAATCAGGGGGCAGTCCCAACTGGATTATAGTTATTTTGGGCAACCTGTTTGTCTGCGGCATGGAAGGACTGATTGTAGGCATTCAGGTGCTTCGTCTGGAGTATTATGAGCTGTTCAGCCGTTTTTACCGTGGAAACGGCCGTGAATTCCGCCCATATGGAAAAGCTTAA
- a CDS encoding V-type ATP synthase subunit F: protein MKMYLISDNIDTLTGMRLAGVEGVVVHQEHELQDALNKVLADKEIGIVLLTEKFGRDFPEIVNNVKLSYKTPLFVEIPDRHGTGRKPNFITDYVNEAIGLKL from the coding sequence ATGAAAATGTACTTAATCAGCGACAACATTGATACTTTAACTGGTATGAGACTAGCTGGAGTAGAAGGTGTTGTGGTTCACCAGGAACATGAATTGCAGGACGCACTAAATAAGGTTCTGGCCGATAAAGAGATTGGTATTGTGCTTCTTACAGAAAAGTTCGGAAGAGATTTCCCGGAAATTGTAAACAACGTCAAGCTGTCTTACAAGACCCCTTTGTTTGTAGAAATACCTGACCGCCACGGAACCGGCCGCAAGCCCAACTTTATTACTGATTACGTCAATGAAGCAATCGGATTAAAATTATAG